Proteins from one Gorilla gorilla gorilla isolate KB3781 chromosome 11, NHGRI_mGorGor1-v2.1_pri, whole genome shotgun sequence genomic window:
- the NFE2L2 gene encoding nuclear factor erythroid 2-related factor 2 isoform X2: MDLIDILWRQDIDLGVSREVFDFSQRRKEYELEKQKKLEKERQEQLQKEQEKAFFAQLQLDEETGEFLPIQPAQHIQSETSGSANYSEVAHIPKSDALYFDDCMQLLAQTFPFVDDNEVSSATFQSLVPDIPGHIESPVFIATNQAQSPETSVAQVAPVDLDGMQQDIEQVWEELLSIPELQCLNIENDKLVETTMVPSPEAKLTEVDNYHFYSSIPSMEKEVGNCSPHFLNAFEDSFSSILSTEDPNQLTVNSLNSDATVNTDFGDEFYSAFIAEPSISNSMPSPATLSHSLSELLNGPIDVSDLSLCKAFNQNHPESTAEFNDSDSGISLNTSPSVASPEHSVESSSYGDTLLGLSDSEVEELDSAPGSVKQNGPKTPVHSSGDMLQPLSPSQGQSTHVHDAQCENTPEKELPVSPGHRKTPFTKDKHSSRLEAHLTRDELRAKALHIPFPVEKIINLPVVDFNEMMSKEQFNEAQLALIRDIRRRGKNKVAAQNCRKRKLENIVELEQDLDHLKDEKEKLLKEKGENDKSLHLLKKQLSTLYLEVFSMLRDEDGKPYSPSEYSLQQTRDGNVFLVPKSKKPDVKKN, translated from the exons ATGGATTTGATTGACATACTTTGGAGGCAAGATATAGATCTTGGAGTAAGTCGAGAAGTATTTGACTTCAGTCAGCGACGGAAAGAGTATGagctggaaaaacagaaaaaacttgAAAAGGAAAGACAAGAACAACTCCAAAAGGAGCAAGAGAAAGCCTTTTTCGCTCAGTTACAACTAGATGAAGAGACAGGTGAATTTCTCCCAATTCAGCCAGCCCAGCACATCCAGTCAGAAACCAGTGGATCTGCCAACTACTCCGAG GTTGCCCACATTCCCAAATCAGATGCTTTGTACTTTGATGACTGCATGCAGCTTTTGGCGCAGACATTCCCGTTTGTAGATGACAATGAG GTTTCTTCGGCTACGTTTCAGTCACTTGTTCCTGATATTCCCGGTCACATCGAGAGCCCAGTCTTCATTGCTACTAATCAGGCTCAGTCACCTGAAACTTCTGTTGCTCAGGTAGCCCCTGTTGATTTAGACGGTATGCAACAGGACATTGAGCAAGTTTGGGAGGAGCTATtatccattcctgagttacag TGTCTTAATATTGAAAATGACAAGCTGGTTGAGACTACCATGGTTCCAAGTCCAGAAGCCAAACTGACAGAAGTTGACAATTATCATTTTTACTCATCTATACCCTCAATGGAAAAAGAAGTAGGTAACTGTagtccacattttcttaatgctttTGAGGATTCCTTCAGCAGCATCCTCTCCACAGAAGACCCCAACCAGTTGACAGTGAACTCATTAAATTCAGATGCCACAGTCAACACAGATTTTGGTGATGAATTTTATTCTGCTTTCATAGCTGAGCCCAGTATCAGCAACAGCATGCCCTCACCTGCTACTTTAAGCCATTCACTCTCTGAACTTCTAAATGGGCCCATTGATGTTTCTGATCTATCACTTTGCAAAGCTTTCAACCAAAACCACCCTGAAAGCACAGCAGAATTCAATGATTCTGACTCCGGCATTTCACTAAACACAAGTCCCAGTGTGGCATCACCAGAACACTCAGTGGAATCTTCCAGCTATGGAGACACACTACTTGGCCTCAGTGATTCTGAAGTGGAAGAGCTAGATAGTGCCCCTGGAAGTGTCAAACAGAATGGTCCTAAAACACCAGTACATTCTTCTGGGGATATGCTACAACCCTTGTCACCATCTCAGGGGCAGAGCACTCATGTGCATGATGCCCAATGTGAGAACACACCAGAGAAAGAATTGCCTGTAAGTCCTGGTCATCGGAAAACCCCATTCACAAAAGACAAACATTCAAGCCGCTTGGAGGCTCATCTCACAAGAGATGAACTTAGGGCAAAAGCTCTCCATATCCCATTCCCTGTAGAAAAAATCATTAACCTCCCTGTTGTTGACTTCAACGAAATGATGTCCAAAGAGCAGTTCAATGAAGCTCAACTTGCATTAATTCGGGATATACGTAGGAGGGGTAAGAATAAAGTGGCTGCTCAGaattgcagaaaaagaaaactggaaaatatagTAGAACTAGAGCAAGATTTAGATCatttgaaagatgaaaaagaaaaattgctcaaagaaaaaggagaaaatgacaaAAGCCTTCACCTACTGAAAAAACAACTCAGCACCTTATATCTCGAAGTTTTCAGCATGCTACGTGATGAAGATGGAAAACCTTATTCTCCTAGTGAATACTCCCTGCAGCAAACAAGAGATGGCAATGTTTTCCTTGTTCCCAAAAGTAAGAAGCCAGATGTTAAGAAAAACTAG
- the NFE2L2 gene encoding nuclear factor erythroid 2-related factor 2 isoform X1 — MMDLELPPPGLPSQQDMDLIDILWRQDIDLGVSREVFDFSQRRKEYELEKQKKLEKERQEQLQKEQEKAFFAQLQLDEETGEFLPIQPAQHIQSETSGSANYSEVAHIPKSDALYFDDCMQLLAQTFPFVDDNEVSSATFQSLVPDIPGHIESPVFIATNQAQSPETSVAQVAPVDLDGMQQDIEQVWEELLSIPELQCLNIENDKLVETTMVPSPEAKLTEVDNYHFYSSIPSMEKEVGNCSPHFLNAFEDSFSSILSTEDPNQLTVNSLNSDATVNTDFGDEFYSAFIAEPSISNSMPSPATLSHSLSELLNGPIDVSDLSLCKAFNQNHPESTAEFNDSDSGISLNTSPSVASPEHSVESSSYGDTLLGLSDSEVEELDSAPGSVKQNGPKTPVHSSGDMLQPLSPSQGQSTHVHDAQCENTPEKELPVSPGHRKTPFTKDKHSSRLEAHLTRDELRAKALHIPFPVEKIINLPVVDFNEMMSKEQFNEAQLALIRDIRRRGKNKVAAQNCRKRKLENIVELEQDLDHLKDEKEKLLKEKGENDKSLHLLKKQLSTLYLEVFSMLRDEDGKPYSPSEYSLQQTRDGNVFLVPKSKKPDVKKN, encoded by the exons GACATGGATTTGATTGACATACTTTGGAGGCAAGATATAGATCTTGGAGTAAGTCGAGAAGTATTTGACTTCAGTCAGCGACGGAAAGAGTATGagctggaaaaacagaaaaaacttgAAAAGGAAAGACAAGAACAACTCCAAAAGGAGCAAGAGAAAGCCTTTTTCGCTCAGTTACAACTAGATGAAGAGACAGGTGAATTTCTCCCAATTCAGCCAGCCCAGCACATCCAGTCAGAAACCAGTGGATCTGCCAACTACTCCGAG GTTGCCCACATTCCCAAATCAGATGCTTTGTACTTTGATGACTGCATGCAGCTTTTGGCGCAGACATTCCCGTTTGTAGATGACAATGAG GTTTCTTCGGCTACGTTTCAGTCACTTGTTCCTGATATTCCCGGTCACATCGAGAGCCCAGTCTTCATTGCTACTAATCAGGCTCAGTCACCTGAAACTTCTGTTGCTCAGGTAGCCCCTGTTGATTTAGACGGTATGCAACAGGACATTGAGCAAGTTTGGGAGGAGCTATtatccattcctgagttacag TGTCTTAATATTGAAAATGACAAGCTGGTTGAGACTACCATGGTTCCAAGTCCAGAAGCCAAACTGACAGAAGTTGACAATTATCATTTTTACTCATCTATACCCTCAATGGAAAAAGAAGTAGGTAACTGTagtccacattttcttaatgctttTGAGGATTCCTTCAGCAGCATCCTCTCCACAGAAGACCCCAACCAGTTGACAGTGAACTCATTAAATTCAGATGCCACAGTCAACACAGATTTTGGTGATGAATTTTATTCTGCTTTCATAGCTGAGCCCAGTATCAGCAACAGCATGCCCTCACCTGCTACTTTAAGCCATTCACTCTCTGAACTTCTAAATGGGCCCATTGATGTTTCTGATCTATCACTTTGCAAAGCTTTCAACCAAAACCACCCTGAAAGCACAGCAGAATTCAATGATTCTGACTCCGGCATTTCACTAAACACAAGTCCCAGTGTGGCATCACCAGAACACTCAGTGGAATCTTCCAGCTATGGAGACACACTACTTGGCCTCAGTGATTCTGAAGTGGAAGAGCTAGATAGTGCCCCTGGAAGTGTCAAACAGAATGGTCCTAAAACACCAGTACATTCTTCTGGGGATATGCTACAACCCTTGTCACCATCTCAGGGGCAGAGCACTCATGTGCATGATGCCCAATGTGAGAACACACCAGAGAAAGAATTGCCTGTAAGTCCTGGTCATCGGAAAACCCCATTCACAAAAGACAAACATTCAAGCCGCTTGGAGGCTCATCTCACAAGAGATGAACTTAGGGCAAAAGCTCTCCATATCCCATTCCCTGTAGAAAAAATCATTAACCTCCCTGTTGTTGACTTCAACGAAATGATGTCCAAAGAGCAGTTCAATGAAGCTCAACTTGCATTAATTCGGGATATACGTAGGAGGGGTAAGAATAAAGTGGCTGCTCAGaattgcagaaaaagaaaactggaaaatatagTAGAACTAGAGCAAGATTTAGATCatttgaaagatgaaaaagaaaaattgctcaaagaaaaaggagaaaatgacaaAAGCCTTCACCTACTGAAAAAACAACTCAGCACCTTATATCTCGAAGTTTTCAGCATGCTACGTGATGAAGATGGAAAACCTTATTCTCCTAGTGAATACTCCCTGCAGCAAACAAGAGATGGCAATGTTTTCCTTGTTCCCAAAAGTAAGAAGCCAGATGTTAAGAAAAACTAG